The Camelina sativa cultivar DH55 chromosome 16, Cs, whole genome shotgun sequence sequence GAAGACATCTCCTGCCCGTAATCGCAGCTGATCTTCTCATCCCCATCGATTGCTTCAAAAATGGCTTCTCTCCTCGGAAGGAATGAGACGATCCCACTAGtggagagatagagatagagagagagagagagagagagtgaagagatCAAAACAGCAAAATCGCAGAATCGAATAAACCCTACAATCGAGAGCAGTCGGTTCGGTTCAATGCCGATTCGGTTACAAATGGTTTTATTAAACCGGTCATTGCTCTTTAAAATTCTTCATTTCATTTAAAACTTGAATCTAATTCATCTGAACCGGTCAACGAGACAATCCAATTGAACCGATCGTACTGTTCTTCTTGTGCCAGTCTAATTGAAACACACTTTGAGAGAGTAACAAAATTCAGgcgaacacaaaaaaaaaatgttggctAGGGTTTTCAGATCTgaatcatcatcctcctctgtTGGTGCTTCAGCTAGATtgatcagcagcagcagcacgAGATTCATTCAGCGTCGCGTCGCCCAGAAAGGTACGGTTTCATCAAAGCGTCTACCTTTCGAAGGAGAGAGTTTGAGATTAGGAAGTGTTTCTCATTATATCGAAACCTTAGATAATGCGATTGAATTGTTCGATGATATGGTTCGATCTTGCTCCTTCTATTCGGCTGTTGATTTCAATAAACTTATGTGTGTCATCGTCAGAATGAATCGTCCCGATGTTGTGATTTCTCTCTACCAGAAGATGGAACTGTTGTTACCTGATGATCTCTCAGTTGATATCTACAGCTtcaatattttgataaaatgtttCTGCAGCTGTCATGAATTGTATTTTGCTTTGTCCACACTGGGCAAGATCTGTAAACTTGGTTTCCACCCTGATGTTGTTACGTTTAACACGCTGATTCATGGGTTATGTCTCCAAGATCAGATTTCTGAAGCCTTGGCTTTGCTTGATCGAATGGTGGaagaaggtcatcaacctaaCCGGATAACTTACGGAACTATTGTAAATGGGATGTGTAAGATTGGTGACACTGACTCTGCCTTGAATCTGCTTAGGAATATGGAGGAAAGCCACATCAAACCCCATACTGCTATCTATAACTCTATCATTGATCGTCTTTGCAAAGACGGGCAATACAGCGATGCTCAGAATCTTTTCACTGAAATGCAGGAAAAAAGGATTTTTCCCAATGTGATTACTTACAGCTGTATGATACATTGTTGTTGTCTCTCGGGTAGATGGAGTGATGCTGAGGGACTTCTCCGTGATATGATTGAAAGGAGAATCAATCCgaatgtttttactttcaataCATTGATTTATGCGTTTGTCAACGAAGGGAAGTTCTCTGAGGCTCAAGAGTTATACGAGGAGATGCTCCGTAGGGATATAACTCCTAATGCGGTTACTTATAGTTCAATCATCAATGGGCTTTGCAAGCGTAACCGTCTCGAGGATGCCAAGCGCATGTTTGATTTGATGGAAACCAAGGGCTGCTCTCCGGACGTAGTCACTTTCACTACTCTCATAGACGGATGCTGTAGGGCTAAGATGGTAGATGACGGAGTGGAACTTCTCCGTGAGATGTCTAGAAGAGGATTAGTTCCTGATATATTTACTTATAGCACTCTTATTCACGGGTTCTGTCAGTTGGGCGACCTTAATGCTGCTCAAGGCCTTCTCAGTGAAATGATTTCTCGTGGTTTGCACCCTAATGTCGTAACTCATAGCATTGTGTTGCATGGTTTTTGTGTTAATGGGAAGCCTGAAAAGGCGTGGAAATTATTTAAGGCCATGCAAAAGAGTAATATGGTCGTTGATATTCGTGCTTATAACATCATGATCCATGGAATGTGCAAGGCTAGTAAGGTGGACGAAGCATGGCATTTATTCACTAGTCTCCCCCTCAGTGGTTTGCAACCTGATGTTCAAACTTACAGTATATTGATCAGCGCATATGCCAAAGAAGGGAACTTTTCAAGGGCTGAATATTTTTACTTGGAGATGCTCAGAAAAGGTGTAGTCCCCAATACTGTTACCTATACATCAATGGTTGATGGACTCTGCAAACAGAACCGCCTAGATGAGGCCAAAGAGATGTTTGATTCAATGGCTGACAAGAGGTGCTCCCCCAACGTAGTGACCTTTACCACACTCATTAATGGCTATTGTAAGGCTGAAAAGGTTTACGATGGGATGGAGCTAGCCTGCGAGATGTACCAAAGAGGAATAGTTGGTGATTCAATTACTTACCGCACTTTGATTGATGGGTTTTATCGAGTGGGTGATTTTAATGGCGCCCTAGACATTGTCGAGGAGATGATTACCAGTGGTGTTTGTCCTGATACCAATACGTTTTACAATATGCTGGTCGGTTTATGTAGTAAGGAGGCACACAATGCATTGGCAATATTTGAGGATCTGTGGAAGAGTGTGGTATGTCCACCACTCAATTTTCCAGTTTATTTTTGGCTGCAGCATCGGAGGAAGTTTGCTATTGAATGTCGAAGTCAGATTTAAGATTCAAACTCCAGATTACCCTCTGTGACCGGTTTGGTGTTTGCTTTGCAGGATCATCAATTGGAGGCTGCATGATAGAATAGAGGACTATTCACATTTTTGTCTTTAGCAGCAGAGCTTCCATGCCAATAttctaatttgatttctttGCTGCTACTCGTGCTGCATATAAATGCAGGTTTTTGTAGATTCTGTTTATGATAAGTTCAATTTTGGAAATGTGAATATTCCTTTGACGAATACTCTTTTCATGCTTATTGAGCCATTTCGGTACTCTCAGTCTGGAACTTGAGTTGTCAAAGTGGCTTCATCATGCAATGCTGAAGAAGCTTGTACCTTACCTTCTCTATGAAATTCAGGTTATGTTCTTCCCCTTATGTCTTAATTTTTGTACCATATTCAATCTAATAGTTTGACTATTGTACACCATTTTATGGATCTTACCTTAATTGGTTTCACTTTTGACACATTGGGTTGCTCtgtattttttgttgatatGTACTTGGAGTGATCCTTGTGTCACCAGTGCATTCTGTAAATTTGTAATGTATATAGTCTAACATTATATCACCCTTAGTGTCTTCAACTTTTTGAAGTGACCGCTTCTCTTCGTGTCTCATGTGGACAGAAAGGCTCCATAGGATCTTGATGAGAAATCCAAGGATCTGTTGCAAGAACCAGAAGTGATTTCAGATATCAAGAGCAATGGTTTAAGCTAATGGATTGAGATCTATCAGCATTCAGCAATAATCTTGAGAGATGTGAGAGCCCTTATATACCATTGGCCAACCGTCATAGTTTCAGAACTGGAGGAGATGTATACTTGTTCATTCGTCCCGAGACATTGCATAGACGGGAAGTGCCGTAGCCACGGGCTTCAACAAGAACCCCAAGAATGTGCAAAACATTTCATATTAGAGTTTTCTACACATTTCTGATTTAGTACCTTCTTGATGTccttcaaaaaaatatgttattggCTTTTACACCCCCAcatataattgttatttttgtttaattttgaggaaaaaaaatattatttaaaaggTAAGCCATGTAAAACTTTCAAATCTTCTCCTtgttataaatttcaaaaccgGGTTGCATCAAAAAGTTAGTCCGGTTTCCGGTTCAATAATTAAGTGCTTAACCTTACGTAAACCGGTTTTCAAATGTGTCCTACTCTCTGTTTAGGGTTTTGCAATAACTCTGTAATTTAACAGACTGAGAAAGGACTCGGAGCAGCTCAAGCGATGCAGAGATCTATCATGAATGCGTCGACGATGAGGAGATTTGTTCATGTTCAAGGTAATTTTGTAActgctcctcctccttcatTGATTCTTTGTTGCTGGAGACGAGCTCTCTCTAGTGCATGTGATGATGATTACAGAGAGATATTGAGAAATGGGCTTCGTGATATCAACTTAGACGACGCTATTGGTGTGTTCGATAAaatggtcaagttttgtcctttCCCTTCCATTTTTGAGTTCAGTAAACTGTTGAGTGCTATTGCTAAGATGAATAAGTTTGATGTTGTCATCTCCTTGGGAGAGAAGATGCAAAAGCTGGGGATTTCTCATAATCACTATACTTACAGTATTTTGGTAGACTGTTTCTGCCGCTCCTCTCAACTCTCTCCTGCTTTAGCTATTCTTCGGAAGATAATCAAACTCGGTCATGAGCCTAGTGTACTCACGCTTTTTTCTCTTGTCAATGGTTTCAATGCATCCATCGATGCGTTTGTGAAAGAGGGGAAGCTTCTAGAGGCTGAAAAGTTGTACAAGGAGATGATCCAAAGGTCTATAGATCCTGATACTGCCACTTACAATTCATTGATCAATGGGTTTTGCATGCACGATCGCCTAGAGAAAGCCAAGAATATGTTTGCTTTGATGGTTAGCAAAGGTTGTTTCCCAAATGTAGTGACATATAATACTCTCATTAAGGGATTTTGTAAGTCTAAGAGGGTAGAAGAGGGTATGGAACTCTTGGGTGATATGTCTCACAGAGGATTGATGGGTAACACCGTTACTTACAACACACTTATCCAAGGGTTTATTCAAGCTGGCAACAACGATCATGCCCAAGAAGTTTTTGAACTAATGGGTTCTAGTGGTGTGCCTCCCAATATTTTGACCTACAACATTCTGCTAGATGGATTTTGTGGGAAAGGTTTAAAGCAGGAAGCAGATGCTCTgtttagaaaaatgaaagaagatgggACTCTCCCAAATGACTCTACATATAATACGCTGATCCGGGCACATCTTCGAGATGGTGACACAGCCACATCAGCAGAACTCATCAAAGAAATGAAGAGTTGCGGGTTTGCTGGAGATGATTCAACCTTTGGCTTGGTCACTAGTATGTTACATGATGGGAGACTGGACAAAAGCTTTTTGGACATGCTTTCTTAAACAGTTAAATCATCCTCAGAGAGAGAAGTTGTGTGGTAAATCAAAACTTTTGCTGCTAGTTTAATGACAATTCTTTTCTgcatatacttttttgttgctGCTAATTTGCCTGCGTTTCATGAATTTGACGATTTAAATATTGTCCATGTAGGTTTCAGACAGGAGTTGATCCAAACACTTGTTACCGCAAGAAGATCAGTGGTTAGAACTCAAAGAAGCCCCCTTCAagaagattttagattttttaaagatgTTTATGTCACTTCtctttgtacatatatatgtctTAGGGATCCGATCTCATTCTTAATGCCTTACAATGATTATTGGACCTTTATTGGTTATGCTATTGACACATGCTCTGTATCGACCACACCCTgcttcatacacttatttatattaagaataaactaaatatagaaCATGTTATATAGTAATAAGCGCAAGCGAAAACAACAACCTCGAAGAGAAAGTAAAGTGCTTTAGTATGCACCATTTCTCTGATTATTTAGAGAATACATACTGAAGCCAATCAAATTGCTTTGTCCATTAAGACATCATTCCATACCATTCAATTTGTATGTTCAGATTCTCGACGGTCACTTCTTGAAGGAGTTTTACCCTTATTTTCCCTTGAACTCTTCGAGGGCACCTTCATCGAAGGCTTCTCCACATCACCCGAGATGTCAAGATGAACACCAGGATCATGAGTTTCGTACTTGGCCCCTATCATAATCGAATTGTTGACAGCTTGGAAATTGCTATTAACGTAAGTGCTCAAAAAATCAAGCTCTTGATCTCCATTCTTGTGGCCGTCTGCATGATTGTTGTCAAGCTCGGTCTTCATGGTGGCTCCAAGGTTTGATCCAGAAAGCGTGATGACCCTGATGCTATCCTCCTCTTCTTCGTATTGGCTCGTTCCTGCATGTGCCTTGTCTCCTCCCATGTGGGTTAACGAAGAGATCATGTTCTTTAGGTCGTGTTCGAAATGTTGTTGTCGCCTGTGCTTCTCTGTTTCACCACCACTTCTTGACTCGTTTagcttcattcttttttttttatcaacggAAGCAAGAGAGGAGATGACAAAGGCAAAGCAATCCAACTCTGCATATATAAAAGCTAGGAATGtggtttatatatacttttttttatggGAATAAAGGATGCCTTGTGTTGCAATTAAAGAATTGGATTGTGTCTGTTATTAAAGTTATAGAATGACTTTTCATTGAGTTcaagaatatgtttttttttttctgattttcaaaaatgttaattatttataaaaatatttttcaagttggaggttttttttttgtgaaaaattggAATTATTattcaagtttttttgtttgataacagaGTCTCTAAAAGAAATTATTAGTAATTGAAAAATGTTAGCAGCTTAGCCGGGCTAAACCAGCTTGGCAATAAATATTAAACCGGAACTCTACCACCGGTTTATCAATTTCTCTTTGCTCTGGGTTgattcgtcgtcgtcgtctatAGGGTTTTTGGAATTTGCAGAGCTCCTCAAAGCAGCTGAAGCTGAATCGGAGACGATGCAGAGATCAATTTCCTGGGCATTGGAATCGACGGCGAAGAGATTTTTTCATCGGAATCTTCAGGGGAAAGGTAATCCTAGACTCGCTCCTTCTTCCTTTTATCTTTGCTGCGGACGACGAGCTTTCGCTAGTGGCAGTGATGATTACAGAGATATATTGAGTAGAAATGGGCTGAGTGATTTGAAGCTAGACGATGCTGTTGATCTGTTCAGTGTTATGGTCAAGTCTCGTCCTCTGCCTTCAATTATCGAGTTCAGTAAACTGTTGAGTGCCATTGCTAAGATGAAAAAGTTCGATGTTGTTATCTCCTTGGGTGAGCAGATGCAGAATCTGGGAATTTCACACAGTCTCTATACTTACAGTATTCTCATAAACTGTTTCTGCCGCTCCTCTCAACTCCCTCTTGCTTTAGGTCTTCttgggaagatgatgaaactcggCTATGAGCCCGATGTTGTCACGCTTTCTTCTCTTGTCAATGGTTTCTGTCACGGGAATAGGATTTCTGATGCCGTAGCTTTGGTTGATCAGATGGTGGAAATGGGATATCAACCTAATACGGTGACATTTACAACTCTGATTCATGGGCTTTTTCTCCACAACAAAGCTTCCGAAGCGGTGGCTTTAGTTGACCGAATGGTTCAAAGAGGTTGTAAGCCGAGTCTCGTTACTTACGGTGTGGTGGTAAATGGATTATGTAAGAGAGGTGATATTGATTTGGCTTTAAGTCTGCTCAACAAGATGGAAGCAGGGAAAATAGAGGCTGATGTTGTAATCTACAACACAGTCATCGATGGTCTCTGCAAATACAAACATGTGAATGATGCACTCATCCTGTTCAACAAAATGGAAAGCAAAGGAATTAGAGCCAATGTTGTTACCTACAGCTCCCTCATTAGTTGCCTTTGTAATTACGGAAGATGGACTGATGCCTCTCAACTACTTAGAGATATGATTGAAAAGAAAACCAACCCCAATGTAGTTACGTTCAATGCATTGATCGATGCGTTTGTGAAGGAGgggaagcttctagaagctAAGAAATTGTACGAGGAGATGATCAAAAGGTCTATAGATCCTAATATTGTCACTTATAATTCATTGATCAATGGGTTTTGCATGCACGATCTCCTAGACAAGGCTAAGCATATGTTTGAATTCATGGTTAGCAAGGATTGCCTCCCAAATGTAGTGACATATAATACTCTCATAAAGGGGCTCTGTAAGTCTAAGAGAGTAGAAGAAGGTATGCAACTCTTCCACGAGATGTCTCAAATGGGATTGGTTGGCAACACAGTCACTTACACCACTCTTATCCAAGGGTTTTTTCAAGCTGGCGACTGTGATTATGCCCAAATGGTATTCAAACAGATGGTTTCTGATCGTGTGCCTGCCAATCTTATGACGTACAACATATTATTAGATGGGCTTTGTAATAACGGGAAGCTAGAGACAGCATTGGTCATACTCAAGGACATGCAAAAGAGTGAAATGGAACTTGATATTATTACATATAATACTATGATTGATGGGATGTGCAAGGCTGGTAAGGTGGGAGAAGCGTGGGATTTGTTTTGTAACCTCGGCCCTAAAGGATTGAAGCCTAACGTTGTAACCTACACAACGATGATCTCTGGCTTGTGTGGGAAGCGGTTACTGCACAAAGCTGATGCCttgtttagaaaaatgaaagaagatggaaTTCTCGCAAATAGTGGTACCTATAATACGCTGATCAGGGCACATCTAAGAGATGGTGACAAAGCAGCATCAGCAGAACTCATCAAAGAAATGAGGATTTGCGGGTTTGTTGGAGATGCTTCGACGTTTGGCTTGCTCACAAATATGTTACATGATGGGAGATTGGACAAAAGCTTCCTCGATATGCTTTCTTAAAACAGTTTCATCATACTCAAGAGAAAAGTTGTGAGGTGAATTAACTTTTTTTGCATCTATTCAAATGAGAAGTTATTGTAATATCAGATCATTGTACAAATATGAgttgttatatttgttatttcttGTTAGGTTACGTACAAGAGTTGATGCAAAACACACTTGTTGTCTTGTTGAGACAAGAATAGCCTCCAAAGATAGAGAAGCTCCTATCATGAAGATCTCAGACATCAACTGATGTTGTAAgttccaatatttttttcttaattaggtTGATTGATTGTTATATCTTTATTTCTCCCTTATAATAATGCAAAAGaattttgtgattgtgatttgAAATACTCTAGTCGAGTTTCGGATTTGATGGTGTAGTGGAACAGAGTTGATAACTAATACTGTatgttgttctttttctttactgCATATTAAGGGAATAATACAATTctatgatgaaaaaaaattggacaaaTGGTGGAAATGGGATATAAACTTGATACATGGACGTTCAACTCTCTCATTCATGGACTTTCTCTCCACAACAAGGTCACAGAAGCGGTGGCTTTTGTTGAACGGATGGTGATGAAAGGCTGTCAACCGAACCTAGTTACTTACGGTGTGTGGTAGTAAACGGAATTTGTAAGAGAGAAGATACTGATTTGGGTTTAAATCTGCTATCACTTGTTGTATTGTTAACACAAGAATGGTTGTCAAAGTCAGAGAAGCTTCTATCATATGAAAATTTCAGTCTTCAAATGATGTTTGCTATGTATAATCCAAGTTGTAATCTTTCATCTTTCTTGGGATTCAGTCTGGTAGTATATCAATCCTGAAAGCCACTGACATCTGTCGAGGGACATAGTGGTGTTTTAAGTATTGTTGGAGCTCGGAGTGGGAGACCTATATGTACGCTGTGATTCTGTAGATACAAAGAACTGATTCAGCTATAAAAAGCGATTTGCTTTAAATTCAATTCCAAAAATTGTTTGCTATAGCCATCACCTATCTTCTCTACTCACCAAAGTAATTAGAGAAATTgatttacttttacttttaaaaaattcttgctTGTTAAACCGGTTTGAAACTAAActtagtatttttgaaattttttttttacaaaaaagtgaATAACCCCATTGTTGGATTCGATGGattttattaccaaaaaaaagttgttaaaagttaaaactagtTTAGTTATAAGTTCCCTtgacatatttattaatcaccTACTGTAtgtaactaaaaattaaatgacCACTTCAAATTCAATCGTAGTAACCCGGTTTGgtaataagttatatataaaccACAATCCCACCGGTTCGGTATAATGTTCTAAACCAGATCCCCACCGGCTTGTTCACCTCTCCTCTCCGTGTAGAGAGGGTTTTGCGATTTGCAGAGTGAGACTGAGATCGAGTGTGAGAGATTACGACGAAGGAGCCAAAATGCAGAGATCGATTTCGAGACTAATTTCATCCAAGGCGGAGAGAATTGTTCGCCGGAATCTGCAGGGGAAAGGTAATCCTCGAACCGCCGCTCCTTCTTCCTTTAATCGATTCTCCGGACGACGAGCTTTCGCTAGTGGAAGTGGTGATTATAGAGAGAAATTGAGTAGAAATGCGCTGAGTGATATCAAGGTAGATGATGCTATTGGTCTATTCAGTGAGATGGTCAAGTCTCGTCCCTTTCCTTCAATTGTTGATTTCAATAGATTGTTGAGTGCTATTGTTAAGATGAACAAGTTTGATGTTGTCATCTCCTTGGGGGAGAAGATGCAGAATCAGGGAATTGCACACATGATCTCTATACTTATAGTATTTTCAGTAACTGTTTCTGCCGACGGTCTCAGCTTTCGTTTGCTAAATATTAGTATACttatagtatttgttttttttttttggcgcaATGCTAAGGAGATAATATAGTGAATGACACTCTTTTGGATACTTTTTAGTGAATTGACTGAGCAAGTCGGTATTAATGATATAGATCTCACTATTATGGTTTAGGTGAGGTTCAATTCACAGAGAATTTAATTCGTAGAGTAGTGTACtcgttttgttgttgattaacTAATGGGGTGAAAAGCTCTACAGAAAACATAGCTCTGGTTTGATCATAGTGCTCTCCGATGGGTTTTTTCAAGCTGATGATTGTGATAATGCCCAAATGGTATTCCAACTGATGGCTTCTGATGGCGTGCCTCCCAATATCATGACATACACCATTTTGCTAGGTGGACTTTGTGATCATGGGATGGTAGAGAAAGCATT is a genomic window containing:
- the LOC104754154 gene encoding pentatricopeptide repeat-containing protein At1g64100-like — translated: MLARVFRSESSSSSVGASARLISSSSTRFIQRRVAQKGTVSSKRLPFEGESLRLGSVSHYIETLDNAIELFDDMVRSCSFYSAVDFNKLMCVIVRMNRPDVVISLYQKMELLLPDDLSVDIYSFNILIKCFCSCHELYFALSTLGKICKLGFHPDVVTFNTLIHGLCLQDQISEALALLDRMVEEGHQPNRITYGTIVNGMCKIGDTDSALNLLRNMEESHIKPHTAIYNSIIDRLCKDGQYSDAQNLFTEMQEKRIFPNVITYSCMIHCCCLSGRWSDAEGLLRDMIERRINPNVFTFNTLIYAFVNEGKFSEAQELYEEMLRRDITPNAVTYSSIINGLCKRNRLEDAKRMFDLMETKGCSPDVVTFTTLIDGCCRAKMVDDGVELLREMSRRGLVPDIFTYSTLIHGFCQLGDLNAAQGLLSEMISRGLHPNVVTHSIVLHGFCVNGKPEKAWKLFKAMQKSNMVVDIRAYNIMIHGMCKASKVDEAWHLFTSLPLSGLQPDVQTYSILINGFCGKGLKQEADALFRKMKEDGTLPNDSTYNTLIRAHLRDGDTATSAELIKEMKSCGFAGDDSTFGLVTSMLHDGRLDKSFLDMLS
- the LOC104753008 gene encoding uncharacterized protein LOC104753008 — translated: MKLNESRSGGETEKHRRQQHFEHDLKNMISSLTHMGGDKAHAGTSQYEEEEDSIRVITLSGSNLGATMKTELDNNHADGHKNGDQELDFLSTYVNSNFQAVNNSIMIGAKYETHDPGVHLDISGDVEKPSMKVPSKSSRENKGKTPSRSDRRESEHTN
- the LOC104753009 gene encoding pentatricopeptide repeat-containing protein At1g63330-like, with translation MQRSISWALESTAKRFFHRNLQGKGNPRLAPSSFYLCCGRRAFASGSDDYRDILSRNGLSDLKLDDAVDLFSVMVKSRPLPSIIEFSKLLSAIAKMKKFDVVISLGEQMQNLGISHSLYTYSILINCFCRSSQLPLALGLLGKMMKLGYEPDVVTLSSLVNGFCHGNRISDAVALVDQMVEMGYQPNTVTFTTLIHGLFLHNKASEAVALVDRMVQRGCKPSLVTYGVVVNGLCKRGDIDLALSLLNKMEAGKIEADVVIYNTVIDGLCKYKHVNDALILFNKMESKGIRANVVTYSSLISCLCNYGRWTDASQLLRDMIEKKTNPNVVTFNALIDAFVKEGKLLEAKKLYEEMIKRSIDPNIVTYNSLINGFCMHDLLDKAKHMFEFMVSKDCLPNVVTYNTLIKGLCKSKRVEEGMQLFHEMSQMGLVGNTVTYTTLIQGFFQAGDCDYAQMVFKQMVSDRVPANLMTYNILLDGLCNNGKLETALVILKDMQKSEMELDIITYNTMIDGMCKAGKVGEAWDLFCNLGPKGLKPNVVTYTTMISGLCGKRLLHKADALFRKMKEDGILANSGTYNTLIRAHLRDGDKAASAELIKEMRICGFVGDASTFGLLTNMLHDGRLDKSFLDMLS